In one Mucilaginibacter ginsenosidivorax genomic region, the following are encoded:
- a CDS encoding response regulator — protein MNRPIIFSIDDDQQVLRSISRDLRSQYSKEYKILSTTSAQEALETLTELKNGSDVVALFLCDQRMPEMEGVKFLEKAKKVFPDAKRVLLTAYSDTEAAIKAINDVQLDYYLMKPWDPPEEKLYPVINDLLADWHNSYIPEFVGIKLVGYQFSPQSHVIKDYLAGNLIPYRWLDIEKNVDAGTLLALNNLSTDCLPMVFFEDGSYLQKPSIQGIAAKLEKNTQTLTDVYDVVIIGAGPAGLAAAVYGASEGLKTLLIERKAPGGQAGTSSRIENYLGFPAGLSGADLTRRAITQAMRLGAEFLSPQSVSDIKQKDGYKTIILDDGPEIISRTVVITTGVDYRKLEVKGVENFTGAGIYYGAATTEASACTGKDVYVIGGGNSAGQAAMHLSKYATKVHIVIRREDLVATMSAYLITQISETPNIEVLGNTEIVEAHGGNCLEKLTLKNCITQETFTNKAAALYIFIGAKPYTDWIKLDIIKNNKDFIETGRELRSYESFNKVWKLKRDPFLLETSCSGIFAAGDVRAGAMNRVASAVGEGSMAISFVHKYLAEV, from the coding sequence ATGAATCGACCTATTATATTTTCAATTGATGATGATCAGCAGGTACTACGGTCTATTAGCCGCGACCTGCGATCTCAGTACAGTAAAGAGTACAAAATACTAAGTACAACATCGGCCCAGGAAGCATTGGAAACGCTTACCGAACTCAAAAATGGATCGGATGTGGTAGCCTTGTTTCTTTGCGACCAGCGCATGCCCGAAATGGAAGGCGTTAAATTTTTAGAAAAAGCAAAAAAAGTATTTCCTGACGCCAAACGGGTGTTACTTACTGCATACAGCGATACCGAGGCCGCTATTAAAGCCATTAACGACGTCCAGCTGGATTATTACCTCATGAAACCATGGGACCCGCCGGAGGAAAAACTTTACCCGGTAATAAATGATTTGCTGGCAGACTGGCATAACAGTTACATTCCTGAGTTTGTGGGCATTAAACTGGTTGGATACCAGTTTTCGCCGCAATCGCACGTGATAAAAGATTACCTTGCCGGTAACCTTATCCCCTATCGCTGGCTTGATATCGAAAAAAATGTAGATGCAGGAACGCTGCTGGCTTTAAACAACCTATCTACCGATTGCCTGCCGATGGTATTTTTTGAGGACGGCAGCTATCTGCAAAAACCATCGATACAAGGCATAGCCGCCAAGCTTGAAAAAAACACCCAAACATTAACCGATGTTTATGATGTGGTGATTATAGGCGCTGGCCCCGCCGGCCTTGCAGCCGCAGTTTATGGCGCATCCGAAGGTTTAAAAACCTTGCTGATTGAGCGTAAAGCTCCGGGCGGGCAGGCAGGCACCAGCTCAAGGATTGAAAACTACCTGGGTTTTCCGGCCGGCTTAAGCGGCGCCGACCTTACCCGCCGCGCCATTACACAAGCCATGCGTTTGGGAGCCGAGTTTTTATCGCCGCAATCGGTTAGTGATATCAAACAAAAAGACGGCTACAAAACCATTATTTTAGATGACGGGCCCGAAATTATAAGCCGTACCGTAGTGATAACTACCGGCGTTGATTACCGTAAACTGGAAGTTAAAGGCGTTGAAAACTTTACAGGCGCAGGCATTTACTATGGCGCTGCCACTACTGAGGCTTCGGCCTGTACAGGTAAAGATGTGTACGTAATTGGCGGCGGCAACTCTGCCGGGCAGGCGGCCATGCACCTTTCAAAATATGCCACCAAAGTGCATATCGTGATCAGGCGCGAAGATTTGGTGGCAACCATGTCGGCCTATTTGATTACACAAATCAGCGAAACGCCCAACATTGAAGTGCTGGGCAATACAGAAATTGTAGAAGCACACGGTGGTAACTGCCTGGAAAAATTAACCTTAAAAAACTGCATAACGCAAGAAACTTTTACTAATAAGGCTGCTGCCTTGTACATTTTTATAGGCGCCAAACCGTATACCGACTGGATTAAGCTTGACATTATAAAAAACAATAAGGATTTTATAGAAACCGGCCGCGAGCTGCGCAGCTACGAAAGCTTTAACAAAGTGTGGAAACTTAAGCGCGATCCATTTTTACTGGAAACCAGCTGCTCGGGCATTTTTGCTGCCGGCGATGTACGCGCCGGGGCCATGAACCGGGTAGCATCTGCCGTGGGCGAAGGCTCAATGGCCATTAGTTTTGTTCACAAATATTTAGCTGAAGTTTAA
- a CDS encoding sensor histidine kinase: protein MQEVTVSWLKSLEALEHVPDDQLQWLIDHSEYNTFEDGTMLNEPGKPMTGPHIIVEGSMRFYMLQSRGRRDFVAVGPGNITGYLPFSRGLVSKGFAEAIGELRVLSFPTERITEMIKNHFELTQALVHIMTNRVRDFTALQQQNEKMMALGKLSAGLAHELNNPASAIVRDSTSLSKHLQLVPEAIKGMFAIKMDSDQVDGVTNEMFKVLTAKDEGRLSLKQRTHREDEIGEWLDENEIENSYEIAESFVDFNFKVENLDALKSYIPKQFLSTIFNWMSNKLVAEKMIQDIQESSKRIAELVSSVKTFTHMDRGQDKQYADIHIGITNTLTMLGYKIRKGNITVVEDFDRTLPEVKALIGELNQVWTNLIDNALDAMQPAGKGILTIKTRRDREFVEVFIIDDGPGIPEDIQSQIFDPFFTTKEMGKGTGMGLEVVQRIVKQHRGSIKVKSTPGCTVFSVCFLIDG from the coding sequence ATGCAAGAGGTAACCGTATCCTGGCTTAAATCGCTCGAAGCTTTAGAGCACGTCCCGGATGATCAGCTGCAATGGCTGATAGATCATAGCGAATACAATACATTTGAAGATGGCACCATGCTCAATGAGCCCGGTAAGCCAATGACCGGCCCACATATTATTGTTGAAGGTAGCATGCGTTTTTATATGCTGCAAAGCCGTGGCCGCCGCGATTTTGTTGCCGTTGGGCCGGGAAATATAACAGGATACCTTCCGTTTTCACGCGGACTGGTTTCTAAGGGCTTTGCCGAAGCTATTGGCGAATTGCGGGTACTAAGCTTCCCCACCGAACGGATCACCGAAATGATAAAAAATCATTTTGAGCTTACCCAGGCACTGGTACACATCATGACCAACCGCGTTCGCGATTTTACAGCCTTGCAGCAGCAAAACGAAAAAATGATGGCGCTGGGCAAACTATCGGCAGGCCTGGCTCACGAATTGAATAACCCGGCATCGGCCATTGTACGCGATTCTACGTCCCTAAGCAAGCATCTGCAACTGGTTCCCGAAGCCATAAAAGGTATGTTTGCCATAAAAATGGACTCGGACCAGGTTGATGGCGTAACCAATGAAATGTTTAAAGTGCTTACCGCCAAAGATGAAGGCCGCCTGAGCCTGAAGCAACGTACACACCGGGAAGACGAAATTGGCGAATGGCTGGATGAAAACGAAATAGAAAACAGCTACGAAATTGCCGAAAGCTTTGTTGATTTTAACTTTAAGGTTGAAAACCTCGACGCGTTGAAAAGCTATATCCCGAAGCAGTTTTTATCAACCATTTTCAACTGGATGAGCAATAAGCTGGTAGCCGAGAAAATGATCCAGGATATACAGGAATCATCCAAACGGATAGCCGAACTGGTAAGTTCTGTTAAAACTTTTACACACATGGACCGCGGGCAGGATAAGCAGTATGCCGATATCCATATTGGTATTACCAACACGCTTACCATGCTGGGGTATAAAATTCGTAAAGGAAATATTACCGTTGTTGAAGATTTTGACCGAACTTTGCCCGAAGTAAAAGCACTGATTGGCGAACTTAACCAGGTTTGGACCAACCTTATTGATAATGCCCTTGATGCCATGCAACCGGCGGGCAAAGGCATCCTAACCATTAAAACCCGGCGCGACCGCGAGTTTGTGGAAGTTTTTATTATCGACGATGGCCCCGGTATTCCGGAAGATATCCAAAGTCAGATCTTCGATCCGTTTTTTACAACCAAAGAGATGGGCAAAGGCACCGGGATGGGACTGGAAGTAGTACAACGGATTGTAAAACAACACCGTGGATCGATCAAAGTAAAATCGACACCCGGTTGTACCGTATTTAGTGTTTGCTTCCTGATTGACGGGTAG
- a CDS encoding LytR/AlgR family response regulator transcription factor yields the protein MILNCIAVDDEPLALGLVCAFIEQTPFLKLTGRYSSAVEALVGLQDQKVDLIFLDIQMPNLNGIELARVLDSRGANKPRIIFTTAYNQFALEGYKVDALDYLLKPFNYEEFLHAANKALSYAELLQRSTNPAPAATAAPEEHRIEDDYLFLKIEYQLVRIALKDILYIEGLKDYVKIYLQGTEKALLSLTSLKSLEEKLPSKRFMRVHRSFIVSLDKINSITRNALQIGKINITVGDQYKDAFGVFLSKWV from the coding sequence ATGATATTAAACTGTATTGCCGTTGATGATGAACCCCTGGCCCTTGGCCTGGTTTGCGCATTTATTGAGCAAACACCATTTTTAAAACTTACAGGCCGCTACAGCAGCGCGGTTGAAGCGCTGGTTGGTTTACAGGACCAAAAGGTTGACCTTATTTTTTTGGATATACAGATGCCTAACCTTAACGGCATCGAACTGGCCCGTGTGCTGGATAGCCGGGGCGCCAACAAGCCACGCATTATTTTTACCACGGCCTACAACCAGTTTGCCCTTGAAGGTTATAAAGTTGACGCATTGGATTACCTGCTGAAGCCTTTTAATTACGAAGAGTTTTTGCACGCCGCCAACAAAGCATTAAGCTATGCCGAACTGTTACAACGCTCAACCAACCCTGCACCCGCCGCAACTGCGGCTCCCGAAGAACATCGAATTGAAGACGACTACCTGTTTTTAAAAATAGAGTATCAACTGGTACGCATAGCGCTTAAGGATATTCTGTATATAGAAGGCCTGAAAGATTATGTTAAAATATACCTGCAAGGCACCGAGAAAGCCCTGTTATCGCTCACCAGTTTAAAGTCGCTGGAAGAAAAACTGCCGTCAAAACGTTTTATGCGGGTGCACCGCTCGTTCATTGTATCTTTAGATAAAATAAACTCCATTACCCGCAACGCCCTGCAAATTGGCAAAATAAACATCACCGTTGGCGATCAGTATAAAGATGCTTTCGGGGTATTTTTGAGTAAGTGGGTGTAG
- a CDS encoding sensor histidine kinase, protein MSLKSKSSTITILIHVLTWVVLGFALFLYQPLTWDIVLPYQFWIKQALFIIMLVTAFYINAIVFVPVYLLKNRTGMYFIFIITLVAVIYLLNIFIDRSLNMHLLMDNAIHKHGPPRHGERNKIFDYAVIFIMALVLGISTSITAIQKWQADIRLRETLEQDKISSELSFLKAQINPHFFFNTLNNIYALTHINAETSRKAIHQLSRMMRYVLYDTQHGTALLSQEIAFIKDYISLMELRLTDKVKVTFNSPATVNDMTVAPMIFLPFVENAFKHGISATLPSDILISVEQNADLLELRVENSIYKDANPNLEENKGIGLTNTLRRLDLLYAQKYTLDINEDTDANTYKVHLTLNLS, encoded by the coding sequence ATGAGCCTTAAATCAAAAAGCAGTACCATTACTATCCTTATTCATGTGTTAACATGGGTAGTGCTGGGCTTCGCGTTATTTTTATATCAACCCCTTACGTGGGATATTGTATTGCCCTACCAGTTCTGGATAAAACAGGCATTGTTTATCATTATGCTGGTAACTGCATTTTATATCAACGCTATTGTGTTTGTGCCGGTATATCTGTTAAAAAACCGGACAGGCATGTATTTCATATTTATAATTACCCTGGTAGCGGTCATTTACTTATTAAATATTTTCATCGACCGTTCATTGAACATGCACCTGTTAATGGATAATGCTATCCATAAACACGGGCCGCCAAGACACGGCGAACGGAACAAGATCTTCGACTATGCGGTAATATTTATTATGGCATTGGTATTAGGCATAAGCACCAGCATCACCGCCATCCAAAAGTGGCAGGCCGATATCAGGCTGCGCGAAACTTTAGAACAGGACAAGATCAGCTCGGAGTTATCCTTCCTGAAAGCACAGATCAACCCGCATTTCTTTTTCAATACGCTGAATAACATTTACGCGCTTACACATATCAATGCCGAAACATCGCGCAAAGCAATTCACCAGCTATCGCGGATGATGCGGTACGTGTTGTATGATACCCAACATGGTACCGCACTGCTAAGCCAGGAAATAGCCTTTATAAAAGACTACATCAGCCTGATGGAACTGCGGCTTACCGATAAAGTGAAGGTTACATTCAATTCGCCCGCCACGGTTAACGATATGACCGTTGCCCCCATGATATTTTTACCTTTTGTGGAGAATGCTTTTAAACATGGCATAAGCGCAACGCTGCCCAGCGACATCCTGATTAGTGTTGAACAAAACGCAGATTTACTGGAATTACGGGTAGAAAACTCGATTTATAAAGACGCCAACCCCAACCTGGAAGAAAACAAAGGGATTGGCCTTACCAACACCCTGCGGCGTTTAGATTTGTTGTATGCCCAAAAATACACATTAGATATAAACGAAGACACTGATGCCAATACTTATAAAGTTCACTTAACACTCAACCTGTCATGA
- a CDS encoding outer membrane beta-barrel protein has translation MKLKFTYLIIAALLFSLTTFAQTGRRVKGTVTDSTGVTLPGTTVKLLTGTDSTKVITDSKGAFTFDDVKVNQFSLVLNSIGYQGLRRRFVLDNANTPVFLKPIILKNDTYMLNTVTISDVNPVKLKEDTIEFNAAAYPVRDNAPVEDVIKKLPGVDVDKDGNITAQGKSVTKVRVNGKDFFGGDVKSATKNLPADIVQNIQIIDDYGDQANLTGVKSGEPEKILNITIKQSKNYGYFGQASLGGGRDAIPGIANSQESNRYVASANFFKFNGDQQLAFLGNLNNTNTNLFTFNGGGPRGGGPGGPPGGNSSNTNGITTARSFGLNYRDSWGKKVTAYGSYSFADNSVYTLNKTIQNNLSTLNPSTNTNNNTQNDEKLNHRFNFNIEIKPDTVNYIKITPSFAYARVTTTQVGSSLLVNNSQTITNYNFDTYSNQTEPNYGANVLFNHRFARKGRNFSVNVGAGSYKINKYQNPVYTYLDGAANAPLNQFINTNSRTDSVGTSVSFLEPVSKKGYLELTYAYHYAYTTADKLTDTLNIDGVTKDYYGLLSNNYNSTFITNRFGLNYRFIDKKYNYTLGLVAQPTILRGQSLTNGASPTDSHTFNLAPNARFIYNFSRNQSLSLNYNGASNQPTYTELQPVTDFSNASYPVQGNPDLKPEFNNNLSIRYNKFNFETGNVFFSNLSFTTTDNKIVANTVNYPKTYTPNSKLAGSILTQYLNADGFYSAQGFYVFAKPWDKRKYNLFFIGNVAYNNNISYITNVDSTSYAMTTEKNIAKNLVLSQGVKFRLSITDVVDAEASTTYAVNKSNNSITTANINNNFSSLNLGINGKNYLWKDWTVSYDYSKMFYYGYKGATNPNILNTYVERRFLKGNAGTIRLSAMDVFNQNTGYTSTQSGSYVTQTSSNRLGRYYLLSFTLKLQKFAGKKPTMGPGGPGGPGPGGPPPGGGPGGGPF, from the coding sequence ATGAAACTTAAATTTACATACCTGATAATTGCAGCTTTGCTGTTTAGCCTTACAACCTTTGCTCAAACGGGCAGGCGGGTTAAGGGCACCGTAACAGACTCAACAGGGGTAACCCTACCGGGCACAACCGTTAAACTGTTAACCGGCACCGATAGCACCAAAGTAATTACCGATAGTAAAGGAGCTTTTACTTTTGATGATGTAAAAGTGAACCAGTTTAGCCTGGTTTTAAACTCGATAGGTTACCAGGGACTGCGCCGGCGTTTTGTGTTGGATAATGCCAATACCCCCGTGTTTTTAAAGCCCATCATTCTTAAAAACGACACCTATATGCTTAACACCGTAACCATATCGGATGTTAACCCGGTAAAACTTAAGGAAGATACGATTGAGTTTAACGCCGCAGCATATCCTGTACGTGATAATGCGCCTGTAGAGGATGTTATCAAAAAACTACCGGGCGTTGATGTTGATAAAGATGGTAATATTACCGCGCAGGGTAAAAGCGTAACAAAAGTAAGGGTAAACGGGAAGGATTTTTTTGGCGGTGATGTAAAATCGGCCACCAAAAACCTGCCTGCCGATATTGTACAAAACATCCAGATTATTGATGATTATGGCGACCAGGCCAATCTTACCGGTGTAAAAAGCGGTGAGCCCGAGAAAATTCTGAACATTACCATAAAACAAAGCAAAAACTACGGCTACTTTGGCCAGGCCAGCCTGGGCGGGGGCAGGGATGCCATACCCGGTATAGCAAACAGCCAGGAAAGTAACAGGTATGTAGCATCGGCGAATTTTTTCAAATTCAACGGCGATCAGCAACTGGCGTTTTTGGGTAATCTGAATAATACCAATACCAACTTGTTTACATTTAACGGCGGCGGCCCAAGGGGCGGTGGTCCTGGCGGCCCTCCAGGAGGCAACAGCAGCAATACCAATGGTATAACCACAGCCAGATCGTTTGGGCTTAACTACCGCGATAGCTGGGGCAAAAAAGTTACGGCTTATGGCAGCTATAGCTTTGCCGATAATTCGGTATATACGCTTAACAAAACCATTCAAAACAACTTATCTACATTAAACCCAAGTACCAATACCAATAACAATACTCAAAACGACGAGAAGCTGAACCATCGTTTCAACTTCAATATCGAAATTAAGCCCGATACGGTTAACTATATCAAAATTACACCATCATTTGCATATGCACGGGTAACTACCACACAGGTAGGCAGCAGTTTGCTGGTTAATAACTCGCAAACCATAACTAATTATAATTTTGATACCTACAGTAACCAAACCGAACCAAATTATGGTGCCAACGTTTTATTTAACCACCGCTTTGCGCGTAAGGGCCGCAACTTCAGCGTTAACGTCGGGGCTGGATCATACAAGATCAATAAATACCAAAACCCGGTTTATACCTATTTAGACGGGGCCGCAAACGCGCCGCTAAACCAATTTATTAATACCAACAGCCGCACCGATAGTGTGGGCACAAGTGTATCGTTTTTGGAGCCGGTAAGCAAAAAAGGCTATCTTGAACTAACCTACGCCTATCATTACGCCTATACCACAGCCGATAAACTAACAGACACGCTAAATATTGATGGCGTAACCAAAGATTATTATGGCTTGCTGAGCAATAATTATAACTCCACGTTTATTACCAATCGTTTTGGCTTAAACTATCGTTTTATCGATAAAAAGTATAATTACACATTGGGTTTGGTAGCACAGCCAACCATACTGCGCGGGCAATCATTAACCAACGGTGCTTCACCAACAGATAGCCATACATTTAACTTGGCCCCTAATGCAAGGTTCATTTACAACTTTTCTCGCAATCAGTCGTTGAGCTTAAATTATAACGGTGCCAGCAATCAGCCAACTTATACCGAGCTGCAGCCTGTTACCGATTTTAGCAATGCATCGTACCCCGTACAAGGTAACCCCGATTTAAAGCCCGAGTTTAATAACAACCTGTCAATCCGGTACAACAAGTTTAATTTCGAGACTGGTAACGTATTTTTTAGTAATTTATCATTCACCACCACCGATAATAAGATTGTAGCCAATACCGTCAATTATCCTAAAACGTACACGCCAAACAGCAAATTGGCCGGGAGTATTTTAACACAGTATTTAAATGCCGATGGGTTTTACTCGGCACAAGGTTTTTATGTATTTGCTAAACCATGGGATAAAAGAAAATATAATTTATTCTTTATAGGCAACGTTGCATACAATAATAACATCTCTTACATAACTAATGTCGATTCGACAAGTTATGCCATGACAACGGAGAAAAATATAGCTAAAAACCTGGTGCTATCGCAAGGCGTAAAATTCAGACTGAGTATTACTGATGTTGTAGATGCCGAGGCCAGCACAACTTATGCTGTTAATAAATCGAATAATTCGATCACGACGGCTAATATCAACAATAATTTCAGTTCGCTTAACCTGGGCATCAACGGTAAAAATTATTTATGGAAGGATTGGACCGTTAGCTACGATTACTCCAAGATGTTTTACTATGGTTACAAAGGTGCAACCAACCCCAATATATTAAACACCTATGTTGAGCGTAGGTTTTTAAAAGGAAACGCGGGTACCATCCGCTTATCGGCAATGGATGTGTTTAACCAAAACACGGGCTACACCAGTACACAAAGCGGTAGCTATGTAACCCAAACCAGCAGCAACAGGCTGGGCAGGTATTATTTGTTAAGCTTTACCCTTAAGCTTCAGAAATTTGCAGGTAAAAAACCAACAATGGGCCCCGGTGGTCCCGGCGGACCTGGCCCTGGTGGCCCCCCTCCGGGTGGCGGCCCTGGCGGTGGCCCGTTTTAA